One Burkholderia pyrrocinia DNA segment encodes these proteins:
- a CDS encoding MASE1 domain-containing protein, translated as MDTKRSRPGLVAALLWAALYLATGYISHEFNGPVRLTGYIWLPAGVTVGAFMLRPLREWLTLAGAFLVAQLALTGIEHGSLVNAALFTVDEVGAAALAVWLVRRVRFSLEGLYFLRSVIVAGLIAGVVGAIGGAAWYATLKDASFFDVWSVWAASDFVGVLLVTPVLASWSRFRAHRSGDHERFDLMLGVVAFVLLAIVALVIFDGDTSQKFGTGAGFALTYIPLFLTVAVTLLLGGRTGSSSVLVLALIVIEQTAQGDGPFASFHEHYGSSLLEAQLYLAVASLLVLTVSTLKTTRERVHEHAAVLQNNMELALASAGQIAYVLDPESGRIEWSGDVERVFGVGVDAAQIASVPLVLERVQPGDRAALSDYWNAEIAGEDRASLSLRVVQRDGGTQTITDHGAPLLDSNVDVTVVAGVWQIERVWPADE; from the coding sequence ATGGACACCAAACGTTCCCGCCCGGGACTCGTCGCCGCGCTGCTCTGGGCGGCGCTGTATCTCGCGACCGGCTACATCTCGCACGAATTCAACGGCCCCGTCCGGCTGACGGGCTATATCTGGCTGCCGGCCGGCGTGACGGTCGGCGCGTTCATGCTGCGGCCGCTGCGCGAATGGCTGACGCTGGCCGGCGCGTTCCTCGTCGCGCAGCTCGCGCTGACCGGCATCGAACACGGCAGCCTGGTCAACGCGGCGCTGTTCACGGTCGACGAGGTCGGCGCGGCCGCGCTCGCGGTGTGGCTCGTGCGGCGCGTTCGCTTCTCGCTCGAAGGACTGTACTTCCTGCGCTCGGTGATCGTCGCCGGGCTGATCGCGGGCGTCGTCGGCGCGATCGGCGGCGCGGCGTGGTACGCAACGCTCAAGGACGCGTCGTTCTTCGACGTGTGGTCCGTATGGGCCGCGTCCGATTTCGTCGGCGTGCTGCTGGTCACGCCGGTGCTCGCGTCGTGGTCGCGCTTCCGTGCGCACCGTTCGGGCGATCACGAGCGCTTTGACCTGATGCTCGGCGTCGTCGCGTTCGTGCTGCTCGCGATCGTCGCGCTGGTGATCTTCGACGGCGACACGTCGCAGAAATTCGGCACGGGCGCCGGCTTCGCGCTCACGTATATCCCGTTGTTCCTGACCGTCGCGGTGACGCTGCTGCTCGGCGGCCGCACGGGCTCGTCGTCGGTGCTGGTGCTCGCGCTGATCGTGATCGAGCAGACCGCGCAGGGCGACGGCCCGTTCGCGTCGTTCCACGAGCACTACGGCAGCTCGCTGCTCGAGGCGCAGCTCTATCTGGCGGTCGCGTCGCTGCTGGTGCTGACGGTGAGCACGCTGAAGACGACGCGCGAACGCGTGCACGAGCATGCGGCGGTACTGCAGAACAACATGGAGCTCGCGCTCGCGAGCGCCGGCCAGATCGCGTACGTGCTCGATCCGGAGTCGGGCCGGATCGAGTGGAGCGGCGACGTCGAGCGCGTGTTCGGCGTCGGCGTCGATGCGGCGCAGATCGCGAGCGTGCCGCTCGTGCTCGAACGCGTGCAGCCGGGCGACCGCGCTGCGCTGAGCGACTACTGGAATGCGGAGATCGCGGGCGAGGATCGCGCGTCCCTGTCGTTGCGCGTCGTGCAGCGCGACGGCGGTACGCAGACGATCACCGATCACGGCGCGCCGTTGCTCGATTCGAACGTCGACGTGACGGTGGTCGCGGGCGTCTGGCAGATCGAGCGCGTGTGGCCGGCGGACGAATGA
- a CDS encoding peptidylprolyl isomerase, with the protein MKMKTIPNRLLLIAALAGALSGPVHAQTAAASQPSGATATVATVNGTAITQADVDAVLRASRQPDSPQIRDAIKQQLITRVLVQQAAEKANYGDKPEVKAAMQQAKADAEVQLYVRDNVKPEPVTDEQVKARYDELVAALGKNEYKPRLIVVKDPATAATVLSELKSGKSFDGLARQYSMAPSRDAGGELPWVSFNTPAAEGKTGGLPLPIAQALAKLTVGAATTDSIPVDGVRAIVKLDAKRPTQVPGFETAKPVLQQQLQAIAVEKASAQMMGNLLKDAKITQ; encoded by the coding sequence ATGAAGATGAAAACGATACCGAACCGCCTGTTGCTGATTGCCGCGCTGGCGGGCGCGCTGAGCGGCCCCGTCCACGCACAGACGGCGGCTGCGTCGCAGCCTTCCGGCGCGACGGCAACCGTCGCGACCGTCAACGGCACGGCGATCACGCAGGCCGACGTCGATGCGGTGCTGCGCGCGTCGCGGCAGCCCGATTCGCCGCAGATTCGCGACGCGATCAAGCAGCAACTGATCACGCGCGTGCTGGTTCAGCAGGCCGCCGAGAAGGCGAACTACGGGGACAAGCCCGAGGTCAAGGCGGCGATGCAGCAGGCGAAGGCGGATGCCGAGGTGCAACTGTACGTGCGCGACAACGTGAAGCCCGAGCCGGTGACCGACGAACAGGTCAAGGCGCGCTACGACGAGCTCGTCGCGGCGCTCGGCAAGAACGAGTACAAGCCGCGGCTGATCGTCGTCAAGGATCCGGCGACGGCCGCGACCGTGCTGAGCGAGCTGAAGTCGGGCAAGTCGTTCGACGGGCTGGCGCGCCAGTACAGCATGGCGCCGAGCCGCGATGCCGGCGGCGAGCTGCCGTGGGTGAGTTTCAATACGCCGGCGGCGGAAGGCAAGACGGGCGGATTGCCGTTGCCGATCGCGCAGGCGCTCGCGAAGCTGACGGTCGGCGCGGCGACGACGGATTCGATCCCGGTCGATGGCGTGCGGGCGATCGTGAAGCTGGATGCGAAGCGGCCGACGCAGGTGCCGGGCTTCGAGACGGCCAAGCCGGTGCTTCAGCAGCAATTGCAGGCGATTGCGGTCGAGAAGGCGAGTGCGCAGATGATGGGCAATCTGCTGAAGGACGCGAAGATCACGCAGTAA
- a CDS encoding GNAT family N-acetyltransferase, translating to MKPAIDLRPASLEDLPFLLTLRRLTMTEHLQRVGAPTDDEAHDRRIRAHFEDAMIVCEGATAIGLLKVTRAAGEWHVHQIQILPARQGQGIGEAVLRELLSDAAQAHVPVSLSVLHGNPARRLYERLGFRIASETETSARMVWRA from the coding sequence ATGAAACCTGCGATCGATCTGCGTCCTGCCTCCCTGGAGGACCTCCCGTTCCTGCTGACCCTCCGCCGGCTCACGATGACCGAGCACCTGCAACGGGTCGGCGCACCGACCGACGATGAAGCGCACGACCGGCGCATCCGCGCGCACTTCGAAGACGCGATGATCGTCTGCGAAGGCGCCACCGCAATCGGCTTGCTGAAGGTGACGCGTGCCGCGGGCGAATGGCATGTCCATCAGATCCAGATCCTCCCTGCCCGCCAGGGCCAGGGTATCGGCGAAGCCGTGCTGCGCGAATTGCTGAGCGACGCGGCACAAGCGCATGTGCCCGTGTCGCTCAGCGTGCTGCACGGCAACCCCGCACGGCGGCTCTACGAACGGCTCGGCTTTCGCATCGCGTCGGAAACGGAAACGAGTGCGCGCATGGTCTGGCGCGCATGA
- a CDS encoding SMP-30/gluconolactonase/LRE family protein, producing the protein MVAGKRIQAALLAGAIAAIAPTAHAGNTTDWLANTYGTLAAHVGNVARSMWVAPEGVIYTASMWDEDEGGVAIYQNGKSVGSMGSHSEFQGSAITGNATSLFVALQPGKTYGSGAVGRYNRATKYRDRVIQISAATNQPRIDVVTGLATAGSLLYASDFYGNRVRVFTTDGVWQRDINVSGPGALAVDGAGNVWVAQKSAGSVVGFSPAGALLNTIRMPAGSQPSALYFDAAAGQLMVGDEGPDMNIKRYTVSGRPALAGTFGVRGGYLDTTTGIKGQVGAQRFTRVAGIGKDGAGNLYVLNNPWGGSWDLGRNGATDIHAYSSAGSLRWTLQSLNFEGIAAPDPVTDGALFYGGTHVYGGSAGGTFVANTVDPFTYPSDPRINMSDTQRDEHFGLLTSVGANRILVAAGQNPPVFYFFHFNAANGYIAIPDGSIPGPAFNTTQRVTSGFSLDSKGGVWAGLDKTGAIYHYPLTGFDASGKPSWGPGVGTRVPASIQPLTRIVYLADSDTMVLAQGAIGTNDWTSIGTRIEVYHGWSAGNTTKPDPVITLPHSGAKSIDAAGNHLFVGYWFSSSGPLWPNVDAFNLTTGKLDTTLVNASPATVDTSSAIDAMYSIRAYRRSNGEYVVMKNNVKGNSITVYRWTP; encoded by the coding sequence ATGGTCGCTGGAAAACGTATTCAGGCTGCGCTTCTTGCCGGCGCGATCGCCGCGATCGCGCCGACCGCTCACGCGGGCAACACCACCGACTGGCTGGCGAACACGTACGGTACGCTCGCGGCCCACGTCGGCAACGTCGCGCGTTCGATGTGGGTCGCGCCCGAAGGCGTCATCTACACGGCCTCGATGTGGGACGAAGATGAAGGCGGCGTCGCGATCTACCAGAACGGCAAGAGCGTCGGCTCGATGGGCTCGCATTCGGAATTCCAGGGCAGCGCGATCACGGGCAACGCGACATCGCTGTTCGTCGCACTGCAGCCCGGCAAGACCTACGGCAGCGGCGCGGTCGGGCGGTACAACCGTGCGACGAAGTATCGCGACCGCGTCATCCAGATCAGCGCGGCAACCAACCAGCCGCGCATCGACGTCGTCACCGGGCTCGCGACGGCCGGCTCGCTGCTCTATGCAAGCGATTTCTACGGCAATCGCGTGCGCGTGTTCACCACCGACGGCGTCTGGCAGCGGGATATCAACGTGTCGGGGCCGGGCGCGCTCGCGGTGGATGGCGCGGGCAACGTGTGGGTCGCGCAGAAGAGCGCGGGCTCGGTCGTCGGCTTCAGCCCGGCCGGCGCGCTGCTGAACACGATCCGGATGCCGGCCGGGTCGCAGCCGTCGGCGCTGTATTTCGATGCGGCGGCCGGACAGCTCATGGTGGGCGACGAAGGCCCCGACATGAACATCAAGCGCTACACCGTGTCGGGCCGGCCCGCGCTGGCCGGCACGTTCGGCGTGCGCGGCGGCTATCTCGACACGACGACGGGCATCAAGGGGCAGGTCGGCGCGCAACGCTTCACGCGCGTCGCCGGGATCGGCAAGGACGGCGCCGGCAACCTCTATGTGCTCAACAACCCGTGGGGCGGAAGCTGGGATCTCGGCCGCAACGGCGCCACCGACATTCATGCGTACAGCAGCGCCGGCAGCCTGCGCTGGACGCTGCAGTCGCTGAACTTCGAAGGCATCGCCGCGCCGGACCCGGTCACGGACGGCGCGCTGTTCTATGGCGGCACGCACGTGTACGGCGGCAGCGCGGGCGGCACGTTCGTCGCGAACACCGTCGATCCGTTCACGTACCCGTCGGATCCGCGCATCAACATGAGCGACACGCAGCGCGACGAGCATTTCGGGCTGCTCACGTCGGTCGGCGCGAACCGGATTCTCGTCGCGGCGGGGCAGAACCCGCCGGTCTTCTACTTCTTCCATTTCAACGCGGCGAACGGCTATATCGCGATTCCGGACGGATCGATTCCGGGCCCCGCGTTCAACACGACGCAGCGCGTCACGAGCGGGTTCAGCCTCGACAGCAAGGGCGGCGTGTGGGCCGGCCTCGACAAGACCGGCGCGATCTACCACTACCCGCTGACCGGCTTCGACGCGAGCGGCAAGCCGTCGTGGGGGCCGGGCGTCGGGACCCGCGTTCCCGCCAGCATCCAGCCGCTGACCCGCATCGTCTACCTTGCGGACAGCGACACGATGGTGCTCGCGCAGGGCGCCATCGGGACGAACGACTGGACGTCGATCGGCACGCGCATCGAGGTGTATCACGGCTGGAGCGCGGGCAACACGACGAAGCCGGATCCGGTGATCACGCTGCCGCACAGCGGCGCGAAATCGATCGACGCGGCCGGCAACCATCTGTTCGTCGGCTACTGGTTCAGCAGCAGCGGGCCGCTCTGGCCGAACGTCGACGCGTTCAACCTCACCACCGGCAAGCTCGACACCACGCTGGTCAACGCGAGCCCCGCGACCGTGGATACCAGCAGCGCGATCGATGCGATGTACAGCATTCGCGCGTACCGCCGATCGAACGGCGAGTATGTGGTGATGAAGAACAACGTGAAGGGGAACAGCATCACCGTGTATCGGTGGACGCCTTGA